One genomic region from Panthera tigris isolate Pti1 chromosome D1, P.tigris_Pti1_mat1.1, whole genome shotgun sequence encodes:
- the NAALADL1 gene encoding aminopeptidase NAALADL1, giving the protein MQWVKVLGGLVGASALLGLGIILGHFAIPKGADAPAPSVSVSQDLDLEILETVMKQLDASKIRENLRELSREPHLASSPRDEALAQLLLQRWRDPESGLDAAEAPTYEVLLSFPSREQPNRVAVVGPTGTILFSCRQSEQNLTGEQGGPDVVPPYAAYAPPGTPQGLLVYANRGTEEDFMELQTQGIRLEGTIALTRYGGTGRGAKAVNAAKHGVAGVLVYTDPADINDGHSSASQTFPNSWRLPPSGVERGSYYEYFGDPLTPYLPANPSSFRLNPDTVSGFPPIPTQPIGFEDAKILLCNLQGTSAPAAWQGALGCDYKLGPGFRADGDFPADSQVNVSVHNRLELRNSSNVLGIIRGAVEPDRYVLYGNHRDSWVHGAVDPSSGTAVLLELSRVLGTLLKKGTWRPRRSIVFASWGAEEFGLIGSTEFTEEFFSKLRERTVAYINVDISVFANATLRAQGTPPVQSVIFSAAKQIPAPGLDGLSIYDNWIRYFNRSSTEYGLVPSLGSLGAGSDYAPFIHFLGISSMDIAYTYDRSKTSARIYPTYHTAFDTFGYVDKFVDPGFSSHQAVARTAGSVLLRLSDSLFLPLNVSDYGETLRNFLQAAQRDLGVLLEQHSISLGPLVTAVAKFEGAAAALGQHVSALQKDTPDPLQVRMLNDQLMLLERTFLNPRAFPEERYYSHVLWAPRTGSVATFPGLANACSRAMNTSLGSAAWAEVQRQLSILVVALEGAAATLRPVADL; this is encoded by the exons ATGCAGTGGGTGAAGGTGCTTGGGGGGTTGGTGGGGGCCTCTGCCCTCTTGGGCCTGGGGATCATCCTGGGCCACTTCGCCATTCCCAAAGGGGCCGACGCACCAGCTCCCAGTGTCTCAGTCTCCCAGGACCTGGATCTGGAGATCCTTGAGACCGTCATGAAGCAGCTGGATGCCAGCAAGATCCGAGAGAACCTTAG AGAACTCTCCAGGGAGCCTCACCTGGCCTCCAGCCCCCGGGATGAGGCGCTGGCACAGCTCCTGCTGCAGCGCTGGCGGGACCCGGAGTCAGGCCTGGACGCGGCGGAGGCCCCCACGTACGAAGTGTTGCTGTCCTTCCCCAGCCGGGAGCAGCCCAACCGGGTGGCTGTCG tgGGTCCCACTGGGACCATCCTCTTCTCCTGCCGCCAGAGTGAACAGAACCTGACTGGGGAGCAGGGGGGCCCCGATGTGGTGCCACCTTATGCCGCCTACGCTCCCCCTGGAACCCCACAG GGCCTCCTCGTCTACGCCAACCGGGGAACGGAAGAAGACTTTATGGAGCTACAGACTCAGGGCATCAGACTGGAAGGCACCATCGCGCTGACCCGCTATGGGGGTACAGGGCGTGGGGCCAAG GCTGTCAATGCGGCCAAGCACGGGGTAGCTGGGGTGCTGGTGTACACGGACCCCGCAGACATCAACGATGGGCACAGCTCCGCCAGCCAGACCTTTCCAAACTCTTGGCGCCTGCCTCCCTCAGGGGTGGAGCGAGGCTCCTACTATGAGTATTTTGGGGATCCTCTGACTCCCTACCTTCCGGCCAATCCTTCTTCCTTCCGCCTGAACCCTGATACTGTCTCTGGATTTCCTCCCATTCCCACTCAGCCCATTGGCTTTGAGGATGCAAAAATCCTTCTCTG tAACCTCCAGGGAACCTCGGCCCCAGCTGCCTGGCAGGGAGCACTGGGCTGTGACTACAAGTTGGGGCCTGGCTTCCGAGCTGATGGAGACTTCCCAGCAGACAG CCAGGTGAACGTGAGCGTCCACAACCGCCTGGAGCTGCGGAACTCCTCCAACGTCCTGGGGATCATCCGCGGGGCGGTGGAGCCCG aCCGCTACGTGCTGTACGGAAACCACCGGGACAGCTGGGTACACGGGGCCGTGGACCCCAGCAGTGGCACTGCCGTCCTCCTGGAGCTCTCCCGAGTCCTGGGGACCCTGCTAAAGAAGG GAACCTGGCGGCCCCGCAGATCAATAGTGTTTGCGAGCTGGGGGGCAGAGGAGTTTGGCCTCATTGGCTCCACAGAATTCACCGAG GAATTCTTCAGCAAGCTGCGAGAGCGCACCGTGGCCTACATCAACGTGGACATCTCCGTGTTTG CCAATGCCACGTTGAGGGCTCAGGGAACACCCCCGGTCCAGAGCGTCATCTTCTCCGCGGCCAAACAG ATCCCCGCACCGGGCCTCGACGGCCTCAGCATCTACGACAACTGGATCCGGTATTTCAACCGCAGCAGCACAGAATACGGCCTGGTTCCCAG CCTGGGCTCTCTGGGTGCTGGCAGCGACTACGCACCCTTCATTCACTTCCTGGGCATCTCCTCCATGGACATCGCCTACACCTATGACCGG AGCAAGACCTCGGCCAGGATCTACCCCACCTACCACACGGCCTTTGACACCTTTGGTTACGTGGACAAATTTGTGGACCCTG GCTTCAGCAGCCATCAGGCTGTGGCCCGGACAGCAGGGAGCGTGCTGCTTAGGCTCAGTGAcagcctctttctgcctcttaaCGTCAGTGACTACGGAGAGACCCTCCGAAATTTTCTGCAGGCTGCCCAGCGCGACCTCGGGGTCCTGTTGGAGCAGCACAGCATCAGCCTGG GGCCTCTGGTGACTGCAGTGGCGAAGTTTGAGGGGGCAGCCGCGGCCTTGGGCCAACACGTATCAGCGCTGCAGAAGGACACCCCTGA CCCCCTGCAGGTCCGGATGCTCAACGACCAGCTGATGCTGCTGGAACGGACCTTCCTAAACCCGCGAGCCTTCCCAGAGGAACGATACTACAG CCATGTGCTCTGGGCACCCCGCACGGGCTCCGTAGCCACATTCCCAGGCCTGGCCAATGCCTGCTCCAGGGCCATGAACACGAGCCTAGGATCTGCAGCCTGGGCGGAAGTGCAGAGGCAGCTCAGCATCTTGGTGGTGGCCCTGGAGGGCGCGGCAGCCACCCTGCGGCCTGTGGCTGACCTCTGA